Part of the Amphiura filiformis chromosome 9, Afil_fr2py, whole genome shotgun sequence genome is shown below.
gtttaactttttaaaatagaAATATAAACCAAATCTATAAGTGTAAGCATACCGTAACCTATGAATGAGATCTACTCTCTTTTGGATGTCATGCACACAAACGTACCAACCAACCATTTGTGACTTGTATTTTTTGTCCAAAATAGTAGAATTGTCAATGATTTTGTTCTGATCTGTGGTAAAGTCCAAGTTAGGGGAGGGGGATTCCCCAATCACACATACCCCTCGTGGCCAATcctaattgaagactgaattaaaaagactagtttatgtctgacgtcaggacaaaggctcggcgtgattggttgccgacctgcatACTGCAGCATTTTTGgtttggttgacaggacgtcatacgcaaataTAGTTTTTTTAATTAGGTCTTCAATTAAAGTTACTTTTTAGCGCTTATGTTTGTTAAAGTAATACCACTCTATCATGAgttgttttaatttaaataataaatagatgAACAGATGCGTAAGTGGTATGGCAACAAACAACATCATGAAAGCAATAAACACCGTGGTCCGTGGAAACCTCCCCCAGTCTAGTTTTTCTCTATATAGATACGTATCCCCATCTATTTCTCTGTTGGCGTGATGTCCGTTTGTACCCCCAGCAAAAAAGTATATCAAAGTAAACATATAGTAACCCAATGCCGCTGTCATGGGGTATATCACATGTTGAAGGCGATACGGAGACGATATCAGGATGAAATCGACGATGACAAAAGCTAGTCCGACTCCATGGACGTGTACATCCACAGCATTGGTGCTATATTGGTATGGTTCCCCCGTATCCGCGCCCCACCGTAAGAAAGACGTCAGGATGATTGCGGGGTATATAGAACTCTTCAGATACCAAGTAAACTTGACGTAAACGGGCAAGATGTATTCTTTGTTAGGGTCCGTTCCACCTGCTTCGATTAAGTTGTTGATTTCAAGCTCTTCTTTGTTTGCCTTAAAAGATGTATctgtaataataatgatgataataaggaagatgaaaagaaaagaaaagaaaagaaaagaaaagaaaagaaaagaaaagaaaagaaaagaaaagaaaagaaaagaaaagaaaagaaaagaaaagaaaagaaaagaaaagaaaagaaaagaaaagaaaaaaagaaaagaaaagaaaagaaaagaaaagaaaagaaaagaaaagaaaagaaaagaaaagaaaagaaaagaaaagaaaagaaaagaaaagaaaagaaaagaaaagaaaagaaaagaaaagaaaagaaaagaaaagaaaagaaaagaaaagaaagaaaagaaaagaaaagaaaaaaagaaaaaaaaaaaaaaaaaaaaaaagaaaaaggtattattgatttttatttttgaggGCGTTGTCTTTTAGATTGTTTATATAACAATATTGTCGATACTGGGCATGGAAAGCGTACACTGCTGCCGCAATTAGTTTCCCAACATTTACACATGCAAAATTTTGCGTCGTACTCAGCATGTGATATTAGCTGATAGCGTGACGTTATTGTATTTAATTTAGATTTAGTGAGCGAGCACATATTTCTTCCTTTTGCAGACAAACATGTGGCAGGATATCTAGACCATATGGTCATTACAACAGGGGAGAAAATAATAGAAGAGAATAATTataaaatta
Proteins encoded:
- the LOC140160909 gene encoding protein rolling stone-like, whose amino-acid sequence is MLFTKWGTTPYYPKASDSRWKMFLFASNWAYITVCLYFTFAAISTFTYHMRTSYKDTSFKANKEELEINNLIEAGGTDPNKEYILPVYVKFTWYLKSSIYPAIILTSFLRWGADTGEPYQYSTNAVDVHVHGVGLAFVIVDFILISSPYRLQHVIYPMTAALGYYMFTLIYFFAGGTNGHHANREIDGDTYLYREKLDWGRFPRTTVFIAFMMLFVAIPLTHLFIYLLFKLKQLMIEWYYFNKHKR